A window of Flammeovirga kamogawensis genomic DNA:
AAAGCTTCAATTATGGGATGATATTCTTCATCACGCTAAAGGAATGTCTCCTGAAAATCTCACATTAAATGCTTGGGATAATACTTGGGGAGCAGGTACTGAAGACTTTGGTTATAAACGTGCAAATGAGGGGTATAATGTAATTATGACATCTGTTTCAAGCTTATACTTTGATATGGCTTATACTAAAGAAGTAGATGAACCTGGTTTCTATTGGGGTGATTACAACAACACTAGAAATATATTTAACTACCTCCCTACTAATTTATTTAGTACAGATCACAAATTAAGATTAGGTGGTATAATAACTAAAGAAGAATTAAGTTCGAAAGAAACCTTAACTCCAAAAGGTTTAAAGCATATAAAAGGTATTCAAGGGGCATTATGGTCAGAAACATTAAAAGGACAACAAGATGCTGAGTACTTATTATATCCTAAAATGTTGGCACTTGCCGAAAGAGCTTGGTCTACATCTATTGTAAAAAGAGGTGATTCAAAGAAAAAGATAGGAGAACGTTTAAATCAAGATTGGAATGTTTTTGCAAATGCAATTGGCCAAAGAGAGTTTAACCGTTTAGCTTCTTGGAAAAGACACTTTAGAATACCTCCTGTAGGAGCAATTGTCAAAGATGGAAAAGTTGAAGCAAATACTGCCTTTCCTGGATTAACAGTAAGATATGCTTCAACATCTGATACGCTAGATGAAAATTCTAAAATATATACTACTCCAATCCCTTTGACGGAAGCGTTGCAATTTGCAGCATTTGATAAATACGGAAACAAAGGTAGAATTCAAATCATTTCGTCTTCAAAAAAATCGATATAACTAATAACTAGCACAAACAAACAAATAACTTCGAATAAAGGTTGTTTTAGAGGAAACTTTAAAGCAACCTTTTTCGTTTGTTCTACCTTATTTTCACATCAAAATCATTATTATTCTTTTTTGTTAACCTATTAAGGCGACTAAACTGAAATTAGATTTTGGTTTATCAAATGATCTTATGAACTTTGCAAAAAAATATAGATATGGAAAATACACCAGAATTAAATAGTCAAGGAAAATACTTAGGTACAATTACTAAAGATTTTATCAAAGTATACTCTGTTTTACAAGAAGCCTCTTATCAAATTAGAAAGAGAAATTTTTCTAATTATCCTATTTTCCCTGTTTCTAAAACACAACTCAGCATTGGTCAACACCTTGTAGGTCCAGATCAGAAAGAGTTTTTAACATGGAATTATGGTGTTTCTTACGCCGAAGAATTTTTACAAAAAGAATTGATTTTAGCTGATAAATTTGAAGAGTTTAAAAAGTCTTACAAAAATGCAAACGAATTTTGTTGTCTATTTGTTATTGATGATGAGTTTGTAAATTTTGTTTACATCCCTTACCCTCTTGATGAAGAAGGAAACGAAGTGTTGTAAAATAATTTGACCACAGATACGTAAGTGATCAAAATTTTATATAAAAAAAGGGATTGAAGTTATTTTAAACATCAATCCCTTTCTATTTATATTACATTTTACTTTTTAAAGTTCATTACAACATCAGTAATAATATTGATACAATCTTCTAGTTGCTCTTCTGTAATTACCAATGGAGGTGCAAAACGAATAATGTTACCATGTGTAGGTTTTGCCAACAATCCTTTATCCATTAATTTATAACAGATATTAGTAGCTGTTTTACTATCCTCAGAATCATTTACTAATAAAGCATTCAGAAGTCCTTTACCTCTTACACCTAATAATAAATCTGTTTTACCAGATAATTCTTCCATTTTAGATCTGAAAATTTCTCCTAAACGGAAAGCATTTTCCATCATTTTCTCCTCTTTCAGCACTGTAAGAGCTTCCATCATTACAGCACATCCTAGCGGGTTACCACCATATGTAGAACCGTGTTCACCTGGGTTAAATACATCCATCACTTCAGAAGATGTAAGTACACAAGAAACAGGATAAAAACCACCTGAAATAGCTTTACCAAGGATTACCATATCTGGTTTTATTTCATCGTAGTCTGAAGCTAATAATTTGCCCGTTCTACCTACACCTGTTTGTACCTCATCTACCATAAAGAGTACATTGTGTTTGGTGCATAACTCTTGAGCCGCTTTTAGATACCCATCTTGAGGTACATAAACACCTGCTTCTCCTTGAATTGGTTCTAACCAAAGTCCAGCAACGTTTGGATTCTTTAATGCTTCTTCTAAAGCAGATAGATCGTTGTAAGGTACAATTTCAAAACCTGGCATATATGGGCCAAAGTTTGTTGTTGCTACTGGATCTGTAGATGCGGAAATAATAGTAGTTGTTCTACCATGAAAATTCTTTTCAACACCAATAATCACTGCTTCATTAGCTGGAATACCTTTTTTCTCGTATCCCCACTTACGTGCAAGCTTAATTGCTGTTTCATTACCTTCTGCACCTGTATTCATTAAAATAGCACGTTCAAAACCAAAAGTTTCACATAGCATTTTCTCTGCTAAACCCAATTGATCTGAATAAAATGCTCTAGATGTTAGCGTAAGCTTTGACGCCTGCTTAATCATTACATCCAAAATTCTTGGATGAACATGTCCTTGATTTACTGCACTGTATGCAGACAAGAAATCATAGTATTTGTTTCCTTCTACATCCCAAACGAAAACTCCTTCTCCTCTCTCTAGAACTACTGGTAGCGGAGCGTAATTATTAGCACCGTATTTTTTTTCTAGTTCGATCGCTTCTTTCGATGAGATAGTCATTACATTTTCCATAATAGTAAGATTAGTATGTGCGTGTGTATGTTTATATATTATAGTTTCTCAAATATGAAATATATGTTTCTACTTTCCAAACTAATCAATCTTCTCCCCAGTCTACATCATCATCAGATACAGGTACTGAAATTCTATATTCATCCAAAAAGATCTTAAACTCCACTCTTCTATTTAATCTTTTTTCTTCTTCGTTAGAGGGATGAAGAATGATTGGGTCATTATCTCCTTTACCATCTGCAATTACTCTATTATCATCTAACTCTCCGTAGTTAATAATAAATTCCTTGATCGATTCGGCTCTTTCTCTTGATAGTTTTACGTTTGCTTCAGAATTACCATCTGCATCAGTATGCCCCGTTACAATCAACCTATAATTAGTATGTTTCACTAAAAAATCAACCACTAAGTGTAAGTTGTTTTCCATTTCAGGTTTCAACTTTGCACTTCCCGGATCAAAATCAATTGATGCAAACGACAATGAACTATTAACAGAAATTGCAGGAATCTGAACATGTTTATCCCCTTCAACAAAAAATATCTCTTCTATCTGAAAAAAGTTATCTCCTTCAATTACTAATAAATACTTTTTATCATTTATTAATTCAAAGTCAAAAGAGCCATCTTCTCTTATAGATTTTGGCGCAACTTCTACTTTATCAGATAAATCAATAACAGTAACAACCCCTTTAAAAACTTCTCCTGTTGATTGTTCTGTCACCCTACCTGAAAAACGCACCGTATTATTTGGTTTAGCTTCCATAGGTAAAGGAAATGATTGTAGATCTAGGTTTGGATCTCCTTTTACTTTAGATTTTGCGTAATACAATTGTTTTGCATCAGCATCAATAGCAAAATAATACTCATCTCCACCACCATTTACTAACGGACCAACATTTTTAGGTTCACTAAACTGCCCGTCTACAATAAATGATTTATAAATATCGAATCCACCAAAATTTACCACGCCTAAAGAAGAACTAAAATACAAAACAGGAAATTTTACATGTGGATATGGGCTTAACTCACTTCCTCTTGAATTAATAAATGGGCCAACATTTTTAGCTTTACCCCAAGTACCTTTCTCAGACTTTATACTCATATAAATATCACTGTTTCCAAATCCTCCTTTCCTGTCAGAGGCAAAAAACAAGGTATCTTCAGTCATTGATAAAGAAGGGTGTGAATCCCATGCATAAGAATTTATATTTGGACCTAAATTTACAGGCTCACTCCAAGTCGAATCTCCTACTCTATTAGAATAATAAATATCACAATCTCCTAAACCCCCTGGAGCCATACATCTAATAAAATACAGCGTTTTTCCATCTTTTGATAAATACGGAGACCCTTCATTATAATTAGAGTTTATAGCTTCAAAGGCAACAGCCTCTCCCCACATATCAAATTCTGTCTTCTCACTTATATAAATATCTTCATTTGCTGTTTTAGGGTTAAACTGTTGGTTAAAAGCAGAGGTATCTCTATCACTCCTATTACTTGTAAATAGTAATTTATTTTGATCCTCCCCACCTAAAGTCATTCCATAATCAGAAAATTGAGAATTGACCTGATCACCCATGTCAACTAAAACATCTTCTGGAGGGGTTAAAGTATCAATTAATGCTCTTTTATCAACAAGCCTGTAGTAGTCTTCAAGGTTTGCATATAAAGGTTTTTCAAATAAAGTCAGCGATTCATAATGTTTTAACGCTCTACTAAAGTCTCCACGGTAGTGTCTTAGAATTAATCTGTATGCTTCTTTTGCTAAAACTCTATCTCCAAGATATTCAGATACATTAGCTAAACGCCAAAGTAAATCCATATCTTCTTTAACAATAAAGTTATTTATGCCAAATGAAGTAACATATACATAAAGTTGTTCTCTGTATTCGTCCCATTGTTTATTACGTTCAAGCCTAGCTATTAAAGCTAGTTGCTGATCGTTTCTATAATATGGTCTAACATTAATATTAGGGAATTTCAAACCAGGCAACTTGACTACCTTATTAATTTTAGTAGGCTCAAATTCCGTAATTTTCAATCCACTATCTTGTTGCTCTTTTTTTTCTACTTCCTTTTTTTTCTTTCTTTTCTTTTGGGAGAAAGATGGGCTAGAAAAAACTGCAATAATTAGTATAAAGAGTATAAAACCGCTTCTTGTGAAGATGCTTCTCATAGTTTATAGGCTTACAGTACTAAAAACAGTAACTGTAACTTGTTCTTTTATTATAATTAACTCCATAATTTAACGAAAAATTAAGTATCATTTACCTAAATATTTCTATTTAAATCCATTCTTATAATTAATCTCACATTCATTAAATTGAAGTTGATATTTTATTAACGATAAAAAAGTATTTTCAGTACCTTTGTGGGCCTTGAACTTAATATCAAGAAATATACACTTCCATAGTTGTGCCACATTTGTCAGTTTAAACTGAAAATATGTCAGTATTTACCAATTAGGTACAATTATGTATAAAATAAGTAAATGAATAGTCGATTTGGCATTCATAAAAGATCAGACAAACCTCAGCATGAGAAGTAAAGATACATTAGCCCAAGGGCTCCTATCCAATATAAATAACGATGCTATTATTTCTGTTATAGCAGATGATGAAACTGAAAGTTATAATTTAGATAATATTGAAGAATTAGAAGTACCCATATTACCTCTTAGAAATATGGTATTATTCCCTAATGTACTTATCCCTATCACAATTGGTAGAGAGAAGTCAAATAAATTAGTGGAACATGCTTATTCTAATAAGAAATTTATAGCCGTTGTAGCACAAAGAGACGCTTCTGTTGAAGATCCTGCTAAAAAGGATTTATATCAATTTGGTACATTAGTTCAGATAATTAAAATTTTAAAACTTCCTGATGGCAATAGTACAATTATTGCTCAGGGACGTAAAAAAATAGAATTAAAAGAATTAACTTCTGAAGAGCCATTCCTTTCTGGACAAGTGGTTATTCATGAAGAAGATTTTTCTAAGATTAAGAAAACAGAAGAGAAAGCTTTAGAGTCTTCTTTAAGAGATGTTGCTTATGAAATCCTTAGTTTAAATAGAGATATTCCTCAAGAGGCTTCTTTAGCTTTAGAAAATATTAAAGGTTTAGATTTCCTTGCCAATTTTATTGCTACAAACATTAATGCTGAAGTTAATGACAAGCAAAAAATATTAAGAATTTCTGATGGAAAAGTTAAAGTTGAAAGGCTATTAAAGCTGATGAACAAAGAGGTTAACTTATTAGAAATTAAAAACGAAATTGCAGGAAAAACAAACGTAGATATTGATCAACAACAACGTGATTATTATTTACGTCAACAAATGAAAGTCCTTCAAACTGAACTTGGTGCTGAAGGACCTGATGAAGAGATTGCTGCATTAAAAGAACGTGCCGAGAAAAAAGATTGGCCAGATAATGTAAAAGATCACTTTTACAAAGAATTAGCAAAACTAATGCGTTCCAATCCTGCAGCTGCTGACTTTGCAGTATCTATGAACTACTGTGAGTTTATGTTGGACTTGCCTTGGAATAAAATTACTGAAGATTCTTTCGACTTAAAAAATGCTCAGAAGATTCTTGATAAAGACCATCAAGGTTTAGAAAAAGTAAAAGAACGTATTTTAGAATACCTTGCTGTTCTTAAGCTTAAAAATGACATTAAAGGACCTATTCTTTGTTTATATGGCCCTCCTGGTGTTGGTAAAACATCATTAGGGAGATCAATTGCCAAAGCATTAGGTAGAGAATATAACCGTATTTCATTAGGTGGTTTACACGATGAAACAGAAATTAGAGGACACCGTAAAACTTACGTAGGTGCTATGCCTGGTAAGATTATGCAGAGCATAAAAAAATCTGGTGTATCTAACCCTGTTTTTATTCTTGATGAAATCGATAAAATTGGAAATGACTTTAGAGGCGACCCTTCTTCTGCATTTTTAGAAGTTCTTGATCCAGAACAAAACAACGCATTTACTGATAATTACCTTGAGGTGGAGTACGACTTATCGAAGGTATTATTTATTGCTACTGCCAACTCTTTAGATACCATTCAACCTGCATTACGTGATAGAATGGAAATTATTGAGATTACAGGTTATACGTTCGAAGAAAAAGAAGAAATTGCCAAAAAGCATTTAATTCCTAAACAAAGAACTGAACATGGATTAAAAGCAAAAGATTTTACAATCTCTGCAAAAGGTTTAAAATTCTTAATCGAGAATTATACTAGAGAATCGGGTGTTCGTGGTCTTGAAAGAACAATTGGCTCTGTAATTAGAAAAGTAGCAAAATCTATTGCTATGGAAGAAGAGTACAAAAAATCTATCGGACCTGACGAAGTAATTAAATACTTAGGAGCACCTATTTTTGAAAGAGAAACATATCAGGATAATGAGTATGCTGGTGTTGTTACTGGATTAGCATGGACACAAGTTGGTGGTGAGATTTTATTTATTGAAAGCTCACTAAATAAAGGAAAAGGAAGATTAACACTTTCTGGTCAACTTGGAGATGTGATGAAAGAATCTGCAACTACAGCTCTTTCATGGTTAAAAGCTAATGCTGATAAGTATGGGATTGATCATAGAGTTTTTGAAACATACGATTTACACATTCACGTTCCCGCAGGTGCTGTTCCAAAAGACGGACCTTCTGCAGGTATTACAATGCTAACATCTATGGTTTCTACTTATACTCAAAGAAAAATCAAATCTAAGTTAGCAATGACTGGTGAGATTACTTTAAGAGGTAAAGTACTACCAGTTGGCGGAATTAAAGAAAAGCTTTTAGCTGCAAAAAGAGCAGGTATTAAAGAAATTATTTTCTCTGAGAGAAATCAACGAGATGTAAAAGATATTCCTGAAAAATATACTGATGGATTAAAGCTTAATTTTGTAAAAGACGCAAAAGAAGTTTTAGAAATTGCTTTAATGAAAACTAAAGTAGACGATCCTATCAATTTCGAATTCCCTAAGGAAAAATAATCTTTTCTAAATAGAATATATTATTGAAGAGCTATATCAAGTAGATTGATATAGCTCTTTATTTTTTTTATTTAAAACATTATAAAACTAGGTTTTATTCTTAATTATGAGACATTAAGATTTTTTTTCTTAAAAAAATCACGTTTAGTTAATGTTCTTTTTCGATAATCGATTTTATTTCTTTTTTTTGCATCAATATTGATTAATATCACCGTTTTATGGTAATATCAATTGATTAACACACAATCACATTAAAAGTAACCAAGATATGAGTCCATTGTACGCTGCAATTACCGCTGTAGCAGGTTGGGTTCCTGAGGACAAACTCACAAACCACGATTTAGAAAAATTAGTGGAAACTAGCGACGAGTGGATCACCTCACGCACAGGTATTAAAGAACGACGAATTTTAAAAGGTGAAAATCTTGGAACTTCGACGCTTGCAATAAATGCAGTCTCTGCACTTCTAAAGAAAAAAAATATCGATGGAAGTGAAGTAGACCTTGTTATTTGTGCAACTTCTACTCCTGATATGGGATTTATCTCAACCGCAAATATTGTTTGCGAGGCTATTCACTCTAATGCCATGAGTTTTGATATATCAGCTGCTTGTTCAGGTTTTATATACGGACTAGAAATGGCTTCTAACTTTATAAAGTCAGGCAATTACAAGAAAATTGTAGTAGTTGGTGCAGACAAAATGTCGTCTGTAATGGATTACAGCGATAGAAATACATGTATTTTATTTGGTGATGGCGCAGGAGCTGTGCTTATAGAACCAAGTGAAGAATATGGCCTAATCGATTCTGTAATGCATTCTGATGGATCAGGCAAAGACTTATTACATGTAAAAAGAGGTTCTGCCTATCCAATAAGCTTAGAACAACTAGCTGAAAAGGAACATTATTTTTACCAAGATGGTAAATCTGTATTTAAGCATGCTGTGACGAATATGGCTTCTGCTGCTGAAAGCATCATGAAGAGAAATGAATTATCATCTGATGATATTGCCTATTTAATTCCGCACCAAGCCAACTTAAGAATTATAGATGCAACAGCCAAGAGAATGGGTGTTAGTAAAGACCGTGTTTGTATTAATATAGAAAAATATGGTAATACAACTGGTGCTACTATTCCATTATGTCTTTGGGATTTTGAAAAGCAATTCAAAAAAGGAGACAACTTAGTTTTTGCTGCATTTGGAGGTGGTTTTACTTGGGGCTCTATTTATCTAAAATGGGCATACGATACTGAGTAAGCACTACATTTTCTAAGATATCAACAACAGGAGTATGTTTTATCACCTATTAAACATACTCCTGTTTTTTTTATGTTAATAGTTTACTACTTTTAAGGCGACTAAAAAACAACAAATGTTACTCTTCTTACTTGCATCTAGTATAATTAATGAAAAACATCGTATTAATTGCCAACCCAGTGTCCGGGAATGGCTTATCAGTTAAGGCTGCAGAAATTACTCAACAAACATTAGCAGCTAAAGGGCTAAATGTACATATTTCTTATACCCAACATGCAGGTCACGCTAGTCAATTAGCTAAAAACTTTATTAATGAATTTGACATTATTGTTGCCATAGGTGGTGATGGAACAGTAAATGAAATAGCATCAGCTTTGGTTAATTCGCCCGCTATTTTAGGAATTATACCAACAGGATCCGGCAATGGTTTAGCCAGACACCTTAAAATTCCTATGAATTTAAAAAGTGCTATAAAATGCTTGTACAGAGAGAAAGTTGTCAAAATAGATGCTCCTAAAGTAAATAATGAGTACTTCTTTTGTACTGCTGGTATTGGCTTTGATGCTCAAGTCAGTCATTCTTTTGCTAATATGAAAGGAAGAGGATTTATGAACTATATCAAAGCTACTTTTCTTGAATACTTTAAATATCGCTCTAAAAACTATGCACTCTATTTGGACACAAAGAAAAAAGCTCTAGATGCTTTTGTTATTACAATTGCGAATGCGGCTCAATATGGTAATAATGCATATATAGCTCCTAAGGCAAAAATTAATGATGGATTATTAGAAGTTACATTACTGCCAAAACCCTCATTTTTTGATGCTATCAATTTTTCTATCCGTTTATTTACTAAAAAAATACATAAGCACAATAAAGTAAAAACGTTACAAACAGAAACAATTAAAATTGATGTTCCTACTGAGAATGGTGATATTTATGGACACAAAGATGGAGAACCAGAAATATGGCATTTACCTCTAGAATTTAGTCTAAAATCTAACGATAAGTTAACTGTAATTGGCAATACTGATAAGCTTTAATAACTACATCAGTAGTACTATATACTCTAAAAATACTACTCAACTTATATCATAGATTTCACTAATAATTGAAATAATTCTCTAACCGAATACATAGTACTTAAAAGTGGTAAAAAAGGAACTAGTAATATTGTTGCTAATACAACAAGTAAGCGTGTATCCACAGGTATAATACTCATTCCTTTTACAAATTCATAGCTCCCATTTATGTCGCACATTGATGATGGATCTGCACTGCCTAAAAGTTCTTTAACTTCTTGTTCAGGTTTGTCAAACCATTTTTTTTCAAAGAATTTATGATGATTCTGAATCAACATTCCAAATTTATAAATGGTATCTGAACGTAATTTAGAAATCTTTGGAGCTAAAATTAATAAGGGAGAAAAACAGACTAAAGGCACCATAATGGCAAATGCAATTATGATAAATTTATAATCCATCAAGGTCTTTAACCCATCAATAATATCACTATACATTATTGATGATAAATTAATTCCAATGGCCACAGAACATATCCCAAAAAAGAAAGGTACAAAATTTAAATACTCTAAACCGGCTAACTTATCTCCATGCATTGCATGAATATCCCATCTATATCTATTAAAAATAACCAAAGATGTAATCCATAAAAGCCATCTCCAAACCCATCTAACAAATAAAAATTGATATAAAGGAATGGATACAAATACAAACCACCATCCACTTTTACTTAATTTTAAAGCTCCTAATTGATTGTGTTGATATAGCCAAGATGACTCTTGAGAATCACTTACGTTTGCCCAAACTGCTGTAGAAATAACTAACAATAACAGTAGTATTAATTCTGGAATTGATGAGCGAACTACATTAGAAAACTTATCTAGATTCTTATCTAAAGCAGGTCTATCTTTATCATTAATCAATAACTTAGTGTAACTAATATAATTATTAAAAGGACTTTCAAAATATTGCTCAATATAGATTAAAAAAGGTATTACAATAAATAGGCGACTCATTATTTCAATATCATCGAATAACGCTACAGCATCACCACCCCCAAAAAGAGTCCCATCAATTCCATTAAATAAAACGATTGGAAAAACTGCAATAAAAAGAAAAACGGATAAACGAATTGAGAATTTTGAAGAGTAATCTTTTGCTTTAAACATTTTATTTATTAAGCCATTTACTCCTCCCCCTGTGAAAGAAAAATCATGTTTTTTCATATACTGCTAATACTATAGATGTCCTTCTTTAGGACTATTATTTGGGTTATCTTTTAATTATACAATGAAATTAGATTTAATAATTCAGTTATAATAATCTTAAGGGTAGAAATATTATTGAAATGTAGAAAAACACAATTTTTATAAAATAATCAGAAAAGAAAGCCTAATGTTATTTAAAAGCGTTCAAATTCTTAAAAGTTAAACGTTATAATCTAAACTTTTATGCAAGTATTTGATTAGCTTTGCAGACTGAAAAAGATATTGATATCATACACATATAAAAGATGGAAAATAAAGTAAGAGTACGTTTTGCTCCTAGTCCAACAGGACCACTTCACATTGGTGGAGTGCGTACAGCATTATTCAATTATCTATTTGCCAAACATAATGGTGGCGATTTCCTTGTTCGTATTGAGGATACAGACCAAAACCGTTTTGTTGAGGGTGCAGAAGAATATATTAAGCAGAGTTTAGAATGGGCAGGAATCGTTGCAGATGAAGCGCCTTGGAACCCTGGTGACTGTGGACCATACCGACAGTCTGAAAGAAAAGATATATACAAAGAATATGCTGACAAGTTAGTTAAAAACGACCTTGCTTATTATGCTTTTGATACTTCAGAAGAATTAGAGGAAATGCGCGAACGCTTAAAGCAAGCACGTGTAAATACACCTCAATATAATTCTATGACACGTATGCAAATGACGAATTCATTAACATTATCTGCTGAAGAAGTTCAAAAACGTTTAGATAATGGTGATCCCTATGTTATTCGTCTAAAAGTTCCTCGTAAAGAAGAAATTAGATTAAATGATATGGTTCGTGGTTGGGTTATGGTTCACTCACACACTATTGATGATAAAATTTTGATGAAGTCCGATGGTATGCCTACATATCACCTAGCTAATGTTGTTGATGACCATTTAATGGGAATCACTCACGTAATTAGAGGTGAAGAATGGTTACCTTCTGCACCACTTCATGTATTATTATATAGATATTTAGGTTGGGAAGATTCTATGCCTCGCTTTGCACATTTACCTCTTTTACTTAAGCCTGATGGTAATGGTAAATTAAGTAAGCGTGATGGTGACAAGATGGGATTTGCTGTTTTCCCTCTTGAATGGAAAGACCCTGCTACAGGCGATATTTCTAGAGGTTTTAAAGAAGATGGTTTCTTAGCAGATGCATTTATCAACTTCTTATCTTTCTTAGGTTGGAACCCAGGTGATGAGCGTGAATTCTTTACATTAGAAGAGTTAATTGCTGAATTTACTATGGAACGTGTTACTAAGGCAGGTACTAAATTTGATATCGATAAGGCTAAATGGTTTAACCAACAATACCTTAAAGAAAAGCCAGATGCTGAGTTAGCAAAATACCTTTTAGCTGATATGGCTAAAGATGGTGTGGAATCTACTCCTGAAAAAGCTGCTTTGGTTTGTAACCAACTAAAAGAACGTGTTACTTTCCCTCAAGAAATTTGGAGAGATGGACGTTTCTTCTACGAAGCGCCAACTTCTTACGATGCTAAAACGGTAAAGAAAAAGTGGAAACCTGAAGGTGTCGCTGTCTTAACTGATTATGCTGCTGCAATTGAAAATGCGGATAGCTTTACTGCTGATGATGCTAAATCAATTTTCATGGGTATTTTAGAACAACATGAAATGAAAATTGGTCATGTAATGCCTGCATTAAGAGTGGCTATCTCTGGTAAAGGTGGAGGTCCTGATTTGATGATTATGCAAGAAATCTTAG
This region includes:
- a CDS encoding beta-ketoacyl-ACP synthase III — translated: MSPLYAAITAVAGWVPEDKLTNHDLEKLVETSDEWITSRTGIKERRILKGENLGTSTLAINAVSALLKKKNIDGSEVDLVICATSTPDMGFISTANIVCEAIHSNAMSFDISAACSGFIYGLEMASNFIKSGNYKKIVVVGADKMSSVMDYSDRNTCILFGDGAGAVLIEPSEEYGLIDSVMHSDGSGKDLLHVKRGSAYPISLEQLAEKEHYFYQDGKSVFKHAVTNMASAAESIMKRNELSSDDIAYLIPHQANLRIIDATAKRMGVSKDRVCINIEKYGNTTGATIPLCLWDFEKQFKKGDNLVFAAFGGGFTWGSIYLKWAYDTE
- a CDS encoding OmpA family protein: MRSIFTRSGFILFILIIAVFSSPSFSQKKRKKKKEVEKKEQQDSGLKITEFEPTKINKVVKLPGLKFPNINVRPYYRNDQQLALIARLERNKQWDEYREQLYVYVTSFGINNFIVKEDMDLLWRLANVSEYLGDRVLAKEAYRLILRHYRGDFSRALKHYESLTLFEKPLYANLEDYYRLVDKRALIDTLTPPEDVLVDMGDQVNSQFSDYGMTLGGEDQNKLLFTSNRSDRDTSAFNQQFNPKTANEDIYISEKTEFDMWGEAVAFEAINSNYNEGSPYLSKDGKTLYFIRCMAPGGLGDCDIYYSNRVGDSTWSEPVNLGPNINSYAWDSHPSLSMTEDTLFFASDRKGGFGNSDIYMSIKSEKGTWGKAKNVGPFINSRGSELSPYPHVKFPVLYFSSSLGVVNFGGFDIYKSFIVDGQFSEPKNVGPLVNGGGDEYYFAIDADAKQLYYAKSKVKGDPNLDLQSFPLPMEAKPNNTVRFSGRVTEQSTGEVFKGVVTVIDLSDKVEVAPKSIREDGSFDFELINDKKYLLVIEGDNFFQIEEIFFVEGDKHVQIPAISVNSSLSFASIDFDPGSAKLKPEMENNLHLVVDFLVKHTNYRLIVTGHTDADGNSEANVKLSRERAESIKEFIINYGELDDNRVIADGKGDNDPIILHPSNEEEKRLNRRVEFKIFLDEYRISVPVSDDDVDWGED
- the lon gene encoding endopeptidase La codes for the protein MRSKDTLAQGLLSNINNDAIISVIADDETESYNLDNIEELEVPILPLRNMVLFPNVLIPITIGREKSNKLVEHAYSNKKFIAVVAQRDASVEDPAKKDLYQFGTLVQIIKILKLPDGNSTIIAQGRKKIELKELTSEEPFLSGQVVIHEEDFSKIKKTEEKALESSLRDVAYEILSLNRDIPQEASLALENIKGLDFLANFIATNINAEVNDKQKILRISDGKVKVERLLKLMNKEVNLLEIKNEIAGKTNVDIDQQQRDYYLRQQMKVLQTELGAEGPDEEIAALKERAEKKDWPDNVKDHFYKELAKLMRSNPAAADFAVSMNYCEFMLDLPWNKITEDSFDLKNAQKILDKDHQGLEKVKERILEYLAVLKLKNDIKGPILCLYGPPGVGKTSLGRSIAKALGREYNRISLGGLHDETEIRGHRKTYVGAMPGKIMQSIKKSGVSNPVFILDEIDKIGNDFRGDPSSAFLEVLDPEQNNAFTDNYLEVEYDLSKVLFIATANSLDTIQPALRDRMEIIEITGYTFEEKEEIAKKHLIPKQRTEHGLKAKDFTISAKGLKFLIENYTRESGVRGLERTIGSVIRKVAKSIAMEEEYKKSIGPDEVIKYLGAPIFERETYQDNEYAGVVTGLAWTQVGGEILFIESSLNKGKGRLTLSGQLGDVMKESATTALSWLKANADKYGIDHRVFETYDLHIHVPAGAVPKDGPSAGITMLTSMVSTYTQRKIKSKLAMTGEITLRGKVLPVGGIKEKLLAAKRAGIKEIIFSERNQRDVKDIPEKYTDGLKLNFVKDAKEVLEIALMKTKVDDPINFEFPKEK
- the rocD gene encoding ornithine--oxo-acid transaminase, yielding MENVMTISSKEAIELEKKYGANNYAPLPVVLERGEGVFVWDVEGNKYYDFLSAYSAVNQGHVHPRILDVMIKQASKLTLTSRAFYSDQLGLAEKMLCETFGFERAILMNTGAEGNETAIKLARKWGYEKKGIPANEAVIIGVEKNFHGRTTTIISASTDPVATTNFGPYMPGFEIVPYNDLSALEEALKNPNVAGLWLEPIQGEAGVYVPQDGYLKAAQELCTKHNVLFMVDEVQTGVGRTGKLLASDYDEIKPDMVILGKAISGGFYPVSCVLTSSEVMDVFNPGEHGSTYGGNPLGCAVMMEALTVLKEEKMMENAFRLGEIFRSKMEELSGKTDLLLGVRGKGLLNALLVNDSEDSKTATNICYKLMDKGLLAKPTHGNIIRFAPPLVITEEQLEDCINIITDVVMNFKK
- a CDS encoding diacylglycerol/lipid kinase family protein, which produces MKNIVLIANPVSGNGLSVKAAEITQQTLAAKGLNVHISYTQHAGHASQLAKNFINEFDIIVAIGGDGTVNEIASALVNSPAILGIIPTGSGNGLARHLKIPMNLKSAIKCLYREKVVKIDAPKVNNEYFFCTAGIGFDAQVSHSFANMKGRGFMNYIKATFLEYFKYRSKNYALYLDTKKKALDAFVITIANAAQYGNNAYIAPKAKINDGLLEVTLLPKPSFFDAINFSIRLFTKKIHKHNKVKTLQTETIKIDVPTENGDIYGHKDGEPEIWHLPLEFSLKSNDKLTVIGNTDKL